A single Myxocyprinus asiaticus isolate MX2 ecotype Aquarium Trade chromosome 50, UBuf_Myxa_2, whole genome shotgun sequence DNA region contains:
- the LOC127439265 gene encoding ras association domain-containing protein 1-like isoform X2 — protein sequence MTDCEWFDMTWGSSASSGYCSQSDSEHEFEQFYTARTSLRKTKKRKDRDEQVDWRKLELSVSEIQQKVKEYNAQVNSNLFMVLNRDGSYTGFIKVQFKLARPVSIPPPRSPSSSSGLDGGCREDKALKHRTSFYLPRDTVKHLHISSNTRAREVIEALLKKFTVVDNPAKFSLFERSERQNQVYLRKLADDERPLFLRLCAGPNEKVLSLVLKENETGEVNWDAFSFPELQNFLRILQREEEDYVRQIVQRYALAREKMKDAIKNFSTPG from the exons ATGACGGACTGTGAGTGGTTCGACATGACGTGGGGCAGCAGCGCGAGCAGCGGATACTGCAGCCAGAGCGACTCCGAGCACGAGTTCGAGCAGTTCTACACCGCGCGCACGTCACTCAGAAAGACCAAGAAACGCAAAGACAGA GATGAACAAGTAGACTGGAGGAAGCTGGAGCTGTCCGTCAGTGAAATACAACAAAAAGTGAAAGAATACAATGCTCAGGTCAACAGCAACCTCTTTATGGTTCTG AACCGTGACGGGTCTTACACTGGCTTCATAAAGGTCCAGTTTAAGCTGGCCCGGCCCGTGTCTATCCCACCCCCACGGAGCCCGTCTTCTTCCTCGGGATTGGATGGCGGATGTCGGGAAGACAAAGCACTGAAGCATCGCACTTCATTTTACCTGCCCAGAGACACAGTGAAACACCTGCACATCAGCTCCAACACGCGTGCCAGAGAGGTCATCGAAGCTCTGCTGAAAAAGTTTACCGTAGTGGACAATCCCGCAAAGTTCTCGCTGTTCGAACGCAGCGAGCGACAGAATCAAG TGTACTTGAGGAAGTTAGCAGATGATGAGCGCCCTCTTTTCCTGCGTCTGTGTGCTGGACCTAACGAGAAAGTCCTCAGTTTAGTCCTTAAAGAGAATGAGACGGGGGAAGTTAAT TGGGATGCATTCAGTTTTCCTGAACTCCAGAACTTCCTGCGTATACTGCAGCGAGAGGAAGAGGATTACGTCCGACAGATCGTGCAACGCTATGCCCTGGCACGGGAAAAGATGAAAGACGCTATCAAGAATTTTAGCACACCTGGCTGA
- the LOC127439265 gene encoding ras association domain-containing protein 1-like isoform X1 has product MLYSYPHSQHGAKCELIELQDLAPDDRIELAPPTCPPVTVGQPLERWSKEKVVRMVGEQVRLEDPNWLMGKPGQGHDFQPCSQTQLSWCDLCGEFIWGLYKQSLHCTHCNYTCHYRCQPLIQLDCSSNCDFITDQSNYCEDTIETDTNVDEQVDWRKLELSVSEIQQKVKEYNAQVNSNLFMVLNRDGSYTGFIKVQFKLARPVSIPPPRSPSSSSGLDGGCREDKALKHRTSFYLPRDTVKHLHISSNTRAREVIEALLKKFTVVDNPAKFSLFERSERQNQVYLRKLADDERPLFLRLCAGPNEKVLSLVLKENETGEVNWDAFSFPELQNFLRILQREEEDYVRQIVQRYALAREKMKDAIKNFSTPG; this is encoded by the exons ATGCTTTATAGCTACCCGCATTCCCAACATGGGGCAAAATGTGAGCTAATTGAATTACAAGACTTGGCGCCCGATGATCGCATCGAGTTAGCGCCCCCTACCTGCCCTCCGGTCACCGTGGGACAACCGCTGGAAAGGTGGAGCAAAGAAAAGGTGGTGCGGATGGTTGGGGAACAGGTGCGTTTGGAGGACCCCAATTGGCTGATGGGTAAACCCGGGCAGGGGCACGACTTCCAGCCCTGCAGTCAAACACAGTTGAGTTGGTGTGACCTGTGCGGAGAGTTTATCTGGGGACTGTACAAACAGAGTCTTCACTGTACAC actgTAATTACACCTGTCATTACCGCTGTCAACCGCTTATTCAACTGGACTGCAGCTCAAACTGTGATTTCATCACTGACCAATCAAACTACTGCGAGGACACAATCGAAACGGACACTAATGTG GATGAACAAGTAGACTGGAGGAAGCTGGAGCTGTCCGTCAGTGAAATACAACAAAAAGTGAAAGAATACAATGCTCAGGTCAACAGCAACCTCTTTATGGTTCTG AACCGTGACGGGTCTTACACTGGCTTCATAAAGGTCCAGTTTAAGCTGGCCCGGCCCGTGTCTATCCCACCCCCACGGAGCCCGTCTTCTTCCTCGGGATTGGATGGCGGATGTCGGGAAGACAAAGCACTGAAGCATCGCACTTCATTTTACCTGCCCAGAGACACAGTGAAACACCTGCACATCAGCTCCAACACGCGTGCCAGAGAGGTCATCGAAGCTCTGCTGAAAAAGTTTACCGTAGTGGACAATCCCGCAAAGTTCTCGCTGTTCGAACGCAGCGAGCGACAGAATCAAG TGTACTTGAGGAAGTTAGCAGATGATGAGCGCCCTCTTTTCCTGCGTCTGTGTGCTGGACCTAACGAGAAAGTCCTCAGTTTAGTCCTTAAAGAGAATGAGACGGGGGAAGTTAAT TGGGATGCATTCAGTTTTCCTGAACTCCAGAACTTCCTGCGTATACTGCAGCGAGAGGAAGAGGATTACGTCCGACAGATCGTGCAACGCTATGCCCTGGCACGGGAAAAGATGAAAGACGCTATCAAGAATTTTAGCACACCTGGCTGA